In Verrucomicrobia bacterium CG1_02_43_26, a single genomic region encodes these proteins:
- a CDS encoding acyl-[acyl-carrier-protein]--UDP-N-acetylglucosamine O-acyltransferase, giving the protein MPSTTLSNTIHPTAVIEKGAQIGEGVTIGAYAYIGPQAIIGNDNNIHHHASVDGRTEMGEGNEVFPYAYIGAKTHDLKYRGGCPGLKIGNKNVFRESVTVHCATYDDEYTILGDNNVLLAYSHVAHDCIVGNHMVMSSHAALGGHVTVADNVNVGWGVGVHQFCAIGDYAMLGASSKVVQDVMPYMIADGTPACVRIFNKVGLERSGFTPEDMAVIRMIYKTFYRKGLNRAQAIETLKNDSSNSHPLVQRVLKFIENSKRGLA; this is encoded by the coding sequence ATGCCTAGTACAACTTTATCAAACACCATTCACCCGACCGCGGTCATTGAAAAGGGCGCCCAAATAGGGGAAGGCGTCACTATTGGCGCATATGCCTATATTGGCCCTCAGGCAATTATTGGCAACGACAACAATATACATCACCATGCTTCCGTTGATGGCAGAACGGAAATGGGTGAGGGTAATGAAGTTTTTCCATATGCTTATATTGGAGCAAAAACACATGACCTAAAGTACCGTGGGGGCTGTCCCGGGCTCAAGATCGGGAATAAAAACGTGTTTCGCGAGTCTGTAACCGTGCACTGCGCGACCTACGATGACGAATACACCATCCTCGGCGACAACAATGTGCTCTTAGCTTATAGCCATGTTGCACACGATTGTATTGTGGGAAACCACATGGTGATGAGTAGCCATGCAGCGCTTGGAGGGCATGTTACTGTAGCTGATAATGTAAATGTCGGCTGGGGCGTCGGTGTACATCAATTTTGCGCCATCGGAGATTATGCCATGTTAGGCGCTAGCTCTAAGGTCGTACAAGATGTTATGCCCTATATGATTGCAGATGGCACACCTGCTTGTGTACGTATTTTCAATAAAGTTGGGTTAGAGCGTTCTGGATTTACCCCAGAAGACATGGCCGTCATACGCATGATTTACAAAACATTTTATCGCAAGGGCCTAAACCGGGCTCAAGCAATAGAAACGCTTAAAAACGATAGCAGCAATAGCCATCCTCTAGTACAACGCGTACTAAAGTTTATAGAAAACAGCAAACGTGGATTGGCTTAA
- a CDS encoding UDP-3-O-[3-hydroxymyristoyl] N-acetylglucosamine deacetylase, whose protein sequence is MKQRSILREVTINGKGLHTGEDVHMTFYPAPVDHGIVFRRKDLYGKPELKMDVNLVTDLIRGTTIQSGHTKLHTIEHVLSALNGMGIDNVLIEIDASEPPILDGSAKHFVNLLQQAEPVEQDKDREYFTLTEPVCLSEGNRSIIALPYDGLKITCTSADDRGIHTQHLSIDIDPETYIADIAPARTFTIYEDIEKLLQMGKIRGGSLDCAIVIKGDKILSKEPLRFKDEMVRHKILDIVGDIALLGMPLKAHIIAVRTGHALNAAFTKALLNQKENKKRKGAKADLPKTILATETSLDIRRVLDTLPHRYPFVMIDRVIEIKGDDELIAIKNVTINEPYFQGHFPGQPVMPGVLQVEAMAQAAGMLMLRRTSAENKVALFMSCDKVKFRKPVEPGDQLEIHAKMTKEKAARGSLLGVAECVCKVNGKPVSSAEVMFTVMDANNA, encoded by the coding sequence ATGAAGCAAAGAAGCATATTACGTGAAGTCACAATAAACGGGAAAGGCCTGCACACAGGCGAAGATGTCCACATGACGTTCTATCCTGCTCCGGTAGACCACGGTATCGTTTTCCGTCGCAAAGATTTATACGGCAAACCGGAACTCAAGATGGATGTCAATCTTGTAACCGATTTGATACGAGGAACAACCATTCAATCAGGGCACACCAAGCTGCACACGATTGAGCATGTTTTAAGTGCGTTAAACGGCATGGGCATTGATAATGTCCTGATTGAAATTGATGCGTCCGAGCCCCCCATTTTAGATGGTTCGGCAAAACATTTTGTCAACCTACTCCAACAAGCCGAACCCGTTGAGCAAGATAAAGACCGGGAATATTTTACGCTAACCGAGCCTGTATGCCTCTCTGAAGGTAACCGTTCTATTATCGCTCTGCCCTATGACGGGTTAAAAATTACCTGCACATCGGCGGATGACCGTGGAATACACACCCAGCATCTTTCCATAGATATTGACCCGGAAACCTATATTGCCGATATAGCGCCGGCACGCACGTTTACGATTTACGAGGACATTGAAAAATTGCTCCAAATGGGCAAGATACGTGGAGGTAGCCTCGATTGCGCCATTGTGATTAAAGGCGATAAAATCCTGTCGAAAGAGCCCCTGCGCTTTAAAGACGAGATGGTACGGCATAAAATCCTAGACATCGTTGGCGATATTGCCCTACTAGGCATGCCCCTTAAGGCGCACATCATAGCAGTCCGCACTGGGCATGCACTCAATGCTGCCTTTACCAAGGCCTTATTAAATCAAAAAGAAAATAAGAAACGCAAAGGCGCTAAAGCCGATCTTCCCAAAACCATTTTAGCTACAGAAACCAGCTTGGATATACGCCGCGTACTGGACACCCTGCCACATCGCTACCCGTTTGTGATGATCGATCGCGTGATCGAGATCAAGGGTGATGATGAGCTTATCGCTATTAAGAATGTTACCATCAATGAACCTTATTTCCAGGGCCACTTCCCAGGGCAACCCGTCATGCCGGGTGTATTGCAAGTAGAGGCCATGGCACAAGCTGCCGGAATGCTGATGTTGCGCCGCACGAGCGCTGAAAACAAAGTGGCACTCTTCATGAGTTGCGACAAAGTCAAATTCAGGAAGCCCGTGGAGCCCGGAGATCAATTAGAAATTCACGCCAAGATGACCAAAGAAAAAGCAGCGCGAGGAAGCCTTTTGGGGGTTGCGGAATGTGTCTGCAAGGTCAACGGCAAGCCTGTTTCTTCTGCGGAAGTCATGTTCACTGTAATGGATGCCAACAATGCCTAG